Genomic window (Spirosoma sp. KCTC 42546):
GTTTAGGAAAGCGTAACGGTCCCAGCACATCGGCCGCCATGGTAGGCCAGTGCTTCACAACAGAATCGAACAGTTTATGGTAGGCTGGTCCATCAACCCCAAGCGTCCGGGCTGTTTCTTCCACTGAGCCAACAAGCGTGGCTGCTTTCCCTCCATCAAAAGGGTGCGCGGCAGAAATGGGTGGGTAGATAAACTCCAGACCGTGTTCGGTAAGAGGCAAACTCTGAAACAGCGGAGAGCCAGCCGCCAACGGGTGAATGGCCGACCCAATATCGTGTATGAAACCGGGTAAGGTCAGTTCCGCGGAACGTGTGCCTCCGCCAATGGTCGATTTGGCTTCCAGCACTACCACCGACAGGCCCGCCCGCGCCAGCACGATAGCCGCACTCAGGCCATTCGGCCCGGAACCCACAACGACGGCATCATACGCTTGCCCACCTCCTGAATTTACCATTGGTATGCTATTGCCAGTTTCCGGTTGTCGATCAATTCAGCGAGATACGCCATATCTCCAAGATATGGCGTATCTCGCTGAATTGATCGACAACCGGACTAAGCTTTATTGATTTATTGAGTCTCCCTGGTACCAAAGATACCGAAAGCTGAGTTACTACACGTTCCCTGTCATCAACGGGAAACCCGTAACAACTGTTATGGATAGCAAACCAGATAGCTTATTCGTACGTACCCGCCTTCAACGTACTTTCCGAAAGGGCGTATTTTCGGTTTGCCCGGTCCAGCACGACGTAAATCGAGTCTTTGTTTTCGTTGATACCAGTCAGAATCACCCGCTTTCCATCGGTAGTCTGGTAGTGGAGAATCATTCGGTTACGTTTGACCGGCTTCGACTCCGCTTCAATCCCTTTGGTACGTCGGGTCGAGCGGGCGATGGCTGCAATTTTCGGATCTTCGGGACCTATGTTGGCCAGTGCGTCTTTCGGTATCCAATTGTCTGGCACACTCGGTTTCTCAGACGTAGTGCTCTCCCCTCTCTCTCGGCGTCGCCCCCCCGATTGGTTGTTCCGATTACCGCCCAGATCACTGTTATTGGCCAGAAACTCCCGGTTCTCCTGGTTTCGAGCCCCCCGGTTTTTATCCTGCAAATACAGCACATGATTTTTGGGATCGGCTTCATAATAGAACACCCGTTGGCCACCTGCTACACCCGTTAGTTCGAACGTCCGGTTAATATCACGCATTGGCGCACCACCCCCATTCGAGAGATCCAGTTCAACGGGTTTGGCCGTCTTGAAGGTTAAGGTGGTCCATTTTTCGAAGGTTGCTTCCTGCCAGCGTACCGAATCCAATGGAGAATAAGGAAGTGGTTTTCCATTGAGTCTGAACTCCGTGACAGTATAATTCCCCCGCAATTCCTTAATACCCTTCTGTGCAGGTTGCTTGTACGGATCGTACACGAAGTTGACGTATTGCAGCCAGTAGAGCAGCACCAGGAAGATGCCGATAGTGGCCGTTTTCAGGCCGATACGCACGTATTGCTGCCAGCCCGTTAGTGCAGGATAAAAATAATTGGGGATAGTCGGCCGCTCCCGAATCAGGAGATTATAGATGTCCTTAACGTAATAAATCAGCAAAAAGCCCGATAGTAATACGAAATAGGAGCTGTAGCCATGTACCCCGCCGTCGTAAGCCAGATTGACATAAACGATGTCGGCCAGAGCACCAAACAACAGTACTGATCCCCAGAACGTTGTGGCTCTAAAAAACAGCAAAGCCCCGGCCAAAACCTCAACCACCCCGGTAAAGGCCTCATACCAGGGAGCAATTCCGATGGAGAGCCAATAGATTTTCTGAGCTGTCAGATCACCAAAATTCGTATTCAGTACACCCAGCGACGGATAAGGCAACTGCGTGGGCATCAGCTTCGTAAACCCAAACCCGATAATGCCAATACCCGCCCGGTAGCGTACAATTACCCGTAGCCAGTAGTACAGCCAGTTGTACTCACGCGCTTCTTTCCGGCGGAAGCGGGCAATACCTGTCCAGATCAGCCCAACGACCGTAGCGAACAGCAGGGTGATGATCCAGGTTGCGTAGCCGTTCAGCGTACTGCCGAACATTTTGTTACCAAAAAGCGTCAGTCCAGACCCGAAACGGGCCACATCATATAAATCGCGGTAGTGCAGATGCAGCCAGTCTAAGGCAATAACTTCCTTATACCAGTCCACGTTGTTGGGTAGCGACATACTGACAAAAAACACAAACGCGATTCGGAACAAAATCTTCTGGCCTTCCGTCCAGGTATAGCGTTGTTCAGTAGCAGGCACCGGAGCCGTCACAGCCGATTGTTTGCCAGATGGTTGCGTGTCCAGCAGTTCTTCGGGCGATATCAGGCCTAAGTCTGCCCGTTCGGGAGAAATGTTTGGGATTGCCATTGGGTAGAGGAAGTTAGAGTTTGAGGGCACCCCGGCGACCCGCTTTGGCAGCTTCGTCGATAAGGTACTTTTTGTTGACTTTATCCAGTACAGCATACACGGAATCCTGCGTACCAGCTACGCCCGGCGCGGCAACACCCGACAGAATAATCTGCCCGTTACCCACCTGTGTATATGCCAGTTTCAGGGTTTCGGCAGCCTCGTTCGGATTCGCGTTTTTAAGCGTCAGAAGTCGGTTGGTCGAGTCGATGGTATAACGGTAGTAGTGCCGCCCCTGTGAGCCAGCTAGTTCGTAATCACGCTCGCTATCCGCGCCCGCCAGTTGTTCAACATTCGTCGTCACCAGCCTGACCGGTTGATTGGATTTTATACTGATGGTATTCCAGGCCTCAAAAACCACGTCCTGCCAGCGTGTGGGGTCGGTTTTGGAATATGGAAGGGTTTTGCCCCCTATTCTGAATTCACTGACGTTATAGAGTCCGGCCACGCCCGGCAATCCTGGTGTTTGAGGGAAGCGAACCGAGCCTTTTCGGTAGGCGGCATAGGTGCTATATCCATACAGAACCACAGCAAAAAACACAAATGCGACTTTAAACGTCCACCGACCGTACCGCTGCCACTGTTCCGAAAAAATGGGCTGGAACCGATTTGGTGTCGTAGGTAATTCGAGCGACAACAGTCTGAAGAGTCGGATGGCATCAAAGGCAAACAACACCAGTGCAAACGTGATGAGTAAGCCACTATACACGTACTCTCCGCCCTCGTATGCCAGATTCGAGAAAAACACATTCCCCAGAAACGGCAGGATGATCAGCGTGCCAATAGTTGCTGTTTTACGATGCAGAAGCAATAGCCCGCCCAACAGTTCAACCCCACCCAGAAACGACTGATACGACGGAACAATACCCAGTGTGAGTGAAAACAACTTCCAGGCTGAGTGATCGCCGTAGGCTGTATTCAAATTGCTGATTGAAGGCAGTGGGGCCTGCAACGGAAAGAGTTTAATAAACCCATAGGCAATCAGGCCAATAGCCAGTCGGTACCGAAGTGCCACGCGTAGCCAGTAATACAGGCTATCATAGTTCGTAGATGGGTTTGCCCGAAGGGACCATACAATCGTGCCAACAAGGGCGACAAGTGCCACCACCAACCAGTTCAGGAAACTATCCTGAGGACCGAAAAAATGCGGTGCATAACGCGACAGATTGAACACATACCGTGAATATCCGCCTTCCGTAGCTACCAGATTCCGAACGAATTGCCCATCGAGCGGCAGAAGCTGAACAGCAAAATACAGGAAAACAAACCGAAATAAAGTCTTTTCATAAGGTTGCCAATCGGCAACCTGGCTCACCGCTTTTGCGTCGCTACGGGACCGGGGTACATCTAAAACAGCCATGATTTTAGGGGATCGTTAGTCGTGGTTTTTAGGTTGTCATTAGGTTGTCATAATGACTATCAATGACAACCTAATGACCATGAATGACCATGAGTTAATAGCCAGGATTTTGCTCAAGTACAGGGTCCGACAGCAGTTGCTGCACCGGAATCGGCAGTAGGTACCGTTTAGGGTCGGTCACGTTCAGTACGTCTTTTGCCCGGTCAGTCCGGACGAGGTCGAACCAGCGGTGGGGTTCCAGCGCAAACTCGACCCGCCGTTCATTTTCGATGGCCAGTAAAATATCCTCTTTTGTCGTGACAGTGCTGGCAGTGAGTCCGGCCCGGTCACGTACGGCGTTCAGATCGACAAGTGCATCGGACAGCCTGGCCAGTTGCGCACGGGCTTCGGCCCGAATCAGATAGGCTTCAGCAATGCGGAAGATGTAGGATGGATCGGAAGCCGGATTGCGGTAATAGAGGTTTCCGTACCAGCGATTCTGGTTGTCTTTCGCTATGAGCGTACTGCGTGTACCTCCAACAGCCGGATTGTTCAATAAGGCAACCAGCGCATCGTTCGGTGCCCATTGGCGGGTACCGCCGTTCGTCTGCGACTGCCACTGGTTCCGGTGTCCATTGACTTCGGTGGTACCATTGTAGAAAATCTCAAATACCGATTCTGGCGTACCCCGTGCATCACTGGCAAAAAACGCGCTATAAGGCTTCAGAAGCTTGTAATTCGTGGCATCGCTGATCAGCCGGGTCGCATAATCCTCCGCTTTGGCGTAGTCCTTTTGGTAGAGATAATAGCGGGCTTTCAGGGCAAACACAGTCCGTTGGGTTACCCGATAGCGATCAACGGTAGTGGGCAGAAGTGGTTCAGCCGCTTCGAGATCGCGCAAAACCTGGGCATAGGTATCGGCCTGACTACTGCGTTTGATGCCCACATTATCCGTTGGCTTAACGGTTGGATTGGTAATCAGCGGCACCCCACCGAAGGTTCGGGCCAGATCGAAATACGCCAATGCCCGAATGGCGTAAGCTTCGCCCAGATACTGATTTTTCAGGGCCGTGGTCAAAGCCGGATCAGTAACTGCCGGTACCTTCGCCAGCACATTATTGGCTCGGTTTATCGTCCGATAAATCGCAACCCAGACGCTGGCAATCGTCGAGTTGTCGGCGTTCACTTTGTGATTGATAAACTCCTGCACCTGCGACTGTGAGCCCGTCCACTGCACGTTATCGCCCGACAGGTAGCCTACAGATTGAAAACTGGTTCCGTAGTAGTCGCTACTGGCCAGCGCACTGTACACCCCTCGAAGGGCCGTCAGGGCAGAGTTCTGGTCGGTAATAGTTTCCGTATCGGAGATGGATTCCAGCGGTTTCACATCCAGAAACTGCTGGCACCCGCTGACTCCCAGGATCAGGAGCAGCGAAAAAATGGTTTTTATACGATTCATATTTTTTGAGGTTATTAGACCTGTGGTGGTGATGGCGTGAACGTCTACGTTCGTGCCGACTATTCCCTGGCCGATCGACTTGACGTGGTGTCGGGTTCTCAAACCCGACACAGCGAGGTTTCTCAAAACCGAGTGTATTTTCTAATTGTAAGGAGGTTTTGAGAAACCTCACGAGTCAGGTTTAGAACCTGACACCACCTTAAAACTCGGCTTGGATTACAATGTCAAACTTATTCCACCTTGAAGACCAACGGGTTGCGGGGGTGTACCCAGGTCGATACCCTGTGAATTAGGGTCGCTGCTGGCGCTCGACTCGGGGTCAAGACCGGTGTATTTGGTTAGCAGCCAGAGGTTGGTGCCCACTGCATATACCCGAAGTCCCTGAATACCCACTTTACTCGTTACGGATTTGGGCAGCGTGTAACCGATCGTGATCGACTTCAGGCGCACAAACGAGCCATCTTCCAGCCAGCGACTCCCCCCATCGCGATAGTTGTTGACATTGATCCCGTCGGGACGCGGTACATCGGTAATATCGCCCGGCTTCTGCCAGCGGGCCAGGTTCGAGGCAAAAATGATTCGAGCCGCATCACGGGCGCCACCGCCTTCACCAAAGAATTTGTTGTGGTTGTAAATCTTATTGCCGTACTGGTAGGCGAAAAACAGATTCACATCGAAGCCCCGATAGGTCAGGGTGTTGGTCAGGCCACCGAAGAATTTAGGCCAGATGCTGCCGACCAATTGCCGATCGGCCACGGTAATCTGCCCATCTTTATTGACATCTTCATACACAACATTCCCGGTCTGCGGATCGACATAAAGCTGCTTGTATACCCAGAATGAATAGAGCGGTGTGCCCTGTTGTTGCAGAATCAGGTCGCGGCTACCGTAGCGCAGGGGTGTCGCCAGTTTTTCAATGCGATTGACGTTCTGAGCGATATTAAAACTGGTGCTCCAGGTTAATCCACCCCGCTGAATATTCACCGTGTTGATTCCAAATTCGAAGCCTTTGTTACTGATCTCGGCGGCATTACTCCAGTAATTATTGAAGCCAGTTGTACCGGGCAGTGCCAGTTGTAGAAGTCCATTGGAGGTGTATTTGCTATAAACGTTGGCCTCGAAACTGATCCGGTCGTTCAACAGCGATACGTCCACGCCCAGGTTAACCTGCCGGGTGCGCTCCCACTGTAAATCCGGATTGCCCAGTTGCTGGGGCGAAATGCCCGGATTCCCCTGATAGCCGGTGCCGCCCATCCACAGCCCCTGAGCCGCAAAGTTGCCGATGCCGTTCTGGTTCCCCGTAATGCCCCAGCTCGCCCGTAGTTTCAGGTCGCTGATAATCGTATTGTTCCGCAGAAAATCCTCCTGTTTGATCCGCCAGGCGGCACCCACTGATGGGAAATAGCCCCATTTCCGGGAAGAGCCAAAGCGCGACGATCCATCGGCCCGGACACTGGCATCAATGAGGTATTTACCCGCAAAGTTGTAATCGACCTTGCCAAAGAACGAAGCCAGCGTACTCTTCGACCAGTTTTGCGAACTGGCCGTTGTCGACGCCGACGAAATCTGGGTGAACGAGTTATTCGGGAAGCCACGACCCTCGGCATAGGTCCGGGTCAGGTTATCACTTTGCAGCGTATTGCCTACCAACACCCCGAAGGAGTGGCTCGACCCGATCCGTTTCCGATAGGTCAGCGTTTGCTCATTCAGCCAGGTTGTGTACTGACTCACACTTGACGTAGCAAAGCCATTTGGGCTACCCGAAATGAGCAGGGAATTCCAGTACTCTGATTCGTTGTAGTTGTTGTAATCAATCCCGAAACTAGTCCGGAATTTCAGGCCTGGCAGCAGTTGCGCATCGGCGTACAAATTACCAATATAACGCAGGCTGGTTGTATTTACAGCGTAGTTATTGAGCAGCAGCGTTAGGTTATCGAAGCCAGCCCGGCCCACCAGCACACCCTGTTCATTAACCGGCGACAAGTACGTAGGCGTATGCAAAGCCGCCTGTAGCAAGCCTCCGGCAGGCCCATCCCCCGCCCGCGCCTGATTCCGGTACGTTCGGGTAAAGGTATTACTTACGCCTACCTGAATGTTGTCATTTACCTGCTGATCGAGGTTGACCTTGAAACTGGCCCGGTTAAACGTAACCGGCTTAATAATAGCTTCCTGTGAATTGTAGCCACCGCCAATGTAGTATTTGGTTGTTTGCGTGCCGCCCGTCAGCGACAGATCATAATTACGAAGCTGGGCCGTGCGAAACAGTTCACTCAACCGATCATAGGTTTGCTGCTCTTCGGGCAAGCCACGCCCTCCTTCCGCAACAGGGCGGAAAGGCCGATTTTCGAAGGTGCGTTTCAAGGTCGGGTCATCTTTACCCGTGTTGATCCACCATTCATTAACCAGGGTAGCGTGCTCAGGGCCAGTGGTCAGGTCCCACAGTTTAGCCGCTTTGGCAGCCCCAGCCGAAGCATTGACATTGATGGTCGGTTTTTGCCCGAAATTGCCGCGTTTGGTGGTAATTAGCACCACCCCATTCGCTCCGCGTGAGCCGTACAAGGCCGTTGCCTCGGCATCTTTCAGTACGTCGATGCGTTCGATGTCGGATGGATTGATGTCGGCAATGGGCGACGTTGCCTTGCCACCCGTACCGATGGTTTGCAGGCTGTTGTTGTTGATAAATACCCCATCGACTACGTAGAGCGGATCGTTGCTCGCGTTGATAGAGGTGGCACCCCGTACCCGGATATTCACCCGCTCGCCCGGCACGCCCGTTGCACTGGATATCTGAACACCAGGCACTTTACCCTGCAACTGTGCATCGACACTACCTACCGGAATTACTTTGGTGTCGCTGGGATCAATTTTATTCAGCGAGCCAATCAGGTTCTTGCGTTCGATGGTACCGTAGCCTACAACAGCTACTTCGGACAGTTGCTTAGCATCGGCAGCCAGATCAATATTGATCGTGCTACCCTCCACAACGACTTCTTTGGATTGGTAACCGATGAAACTCACAACGACTGTAAAGGGGAGTTTCTGACCGGTTTTCAGGACAAATCGACCTTTCGTATCGGCCGTTCCGCCATTGGTGGTGCCTTTAATCAGCACCGTAGCGCCTATGAGTGGCTCTTTGGTACGCTGGTCGGTTATTCGGCCATTGATGGTGGCATTAATGGTTGGAGCAATAGGCTGTGCCTGTACGACAACAGAAATTAGTAGGCTTAATCCCCACAGGAGCCAAGCCGGTGCGCCGGAGCGATGGCCCGATAGAGCTTTTTTCATTACTTTGCAATGGTTACGTGAGAAATGAGACAGGCCAGCGGGTGTTGGTAGCACTCAAAGGCCCTGGAAATTGCTTCGGCGAATTCTGTCTTGTTGTAACTGGCCGGGACGGTTGGCGCCGTTCCGGTTTTTTTATGCGCCGATGCATTTACGGCTACTGCCGTTGGTAAGCAGGTTTGTTAGCAAATCATAGGCATGCCTGGTTAGTTGAAAATTTGTCAGAGTATTAAATCAGATCGGCCTGAACACTAACCATTCCCTGCACCGATCGTAAGCGGTCCTGTATGGTCGTAAACCACTTCTGCTGGCGCACCCGGATAATGAGCCATCCACGTGCCTGCACTCCATCTGCTTCAAAATCCAGGCGCGCTATCTGACAGGCATCGTCCTGCGGGATGGCATTGGTAATGTCGCTCACAAAATTCATCCGGTCGAATCCAGCGACCCGGTAACTTATCTGGTGCCAGTTAAGCGCATTGATAGTAGCATTCATGGGTTTCGGTAGTCAATGAATTTTTCATAAAACATATAATCCACATACTAAGTAGAATAATAAATAGAACCGTTACGTTGATGTACTAGGTTATAGAGCATATACGATTAGAATTCGTTCTGGCCAGGTAAACCAGTGTGGCAGAGCACTACAGATTACTTAAGCGAATGCTTGCCGAAGTCTATCAGCCACAACAGCGCATATAAAGTAGTGTGGGCCTGCTCAAAGAAAAATCGGAGGTAACAGTCGCCCTAAAATGGTCGATTACGTTCATAACTTTTTAACCTGATAACTGGAACCTTTTTATAAGTCCTGTAGATTGATGGGCAAAGGTGAATAGGTATTTTTCTTTTTCCAAGTATTTTTACAAAAATCTGATAAACAGCATATTACCTAATAGTCTATCGAGATATACGGTTATAGACTACTATTCCTACAGAATAGCATTTATTCAATCTAAGCTGTAGTTTTACCCCGAAATTGAGCGATACAATCCGTAATTACCTGATACCATGATTTCCAAAAAAGCGAAATACGCCATTAAAGCCCTGAAGGTACTAGCCGAAGAATTCGGGAATGGCCCTATGCTCATTGCCACAATCTCGGCTCAGGAGAACATTCCAAAAAAGTTTCTGGAGAGTATCCTTCTCGAACTTCGCAATCACGGCCTGTTGCAAAGTCAGAAAGGGAAAGGGGGCGGCTATAGCTTACGACTCGAACCGGAACGTATTAATCTGGCTCAGGTAATCCGGGTAATCGATGGTCCCATTGCTCCTACTCCCTGCGTATCCCTCAACTTCTACGTTCGTTGCGACGACTGTGAGGATGAAGAGACCTGCTCAATCCGACCCATCATGCTACGGGTACGTGACGCCAATCTATCCGTTTACGAGAAGACAACCCTCCGCTCACTCATTGAGGGAGCCGTTCCGGTTGGGTTAGGGAGCGTGATGTCGGTTTCTTAAAACCGACATCACATTACCCTGTTCCTTGTTCTCGCTTGGCTTTGCCGAGTGAGAACAAGGAACGTCAATACTAGATCAAATTGAGCTTTTAGTAAGCTTTTATACTTCTCTACAGGGTTAGCTCCTACAACAGGAGAATCCCCCTGGCCTATGTCCTGAATCGTACAGGATTTGTCCGTTTCTGGACAATCGCCAGCAACTCTACTTCACAAAAAACCATCCCCGTACGGCCTAAACGGCCTTTCCCTGAGTTGGCAACCTATTTGCTATACAAACGAGTAGCATATAGGTAAGCACATAATCTACTCCAGCCATGAAGGGAACTCAGTTAGGAGAATTTGAAGAGTTGGTACTACTAACCATCGCGCTGCTCTACGACGACGCCTATAGCGCGGCTGTTGTTGACGAACTCAGCCAGCGACTCGAACGCTCTATGAGTCTGGGAGCCGTTCATCGAACCATGCAACGACTCGAAGAAAAAGGGCTCGTGAATTCCCGATTTGGGGAAGCTACCGCCGAACGTGGAGGTCGGCGGAAACGCCTGTTTACTGTAACGGCATCTGGAGAGCAGGTCTTGCTGGAAGCCCGTAAAATCCGCAACGAACTCTGGGCCGCTATTCCTAAAGCTGCTTTTGGAGGAGGGGTTGTATGAGTCAGCAACAAACACCGAACCACGCGCCCCGCTGGGCACAGCGCCTGCTGGAACGAATCACGGCCCCGCACCTGCGCGAAGAGATTCAGGGCGATATGGATGAGCTGTTCCATAAACGAGGTCAGCGCCACGGCTACGCCAAAGCACGGCTAATGTATATAGTGGATCTGATCCTGCTACTCCACCCCCGGCTCTGGCGACGGGAACCCACGCCTACCTTCAAGCCCCGGTATACGAAATACAATGACGTTTCTCAACCCTTATTCTTCCATCCTGCTATGATCCGCAATTATTTGAAAATCGCCTTTCGGAATCTAGTCAAAAATAAGTCGTATTCGGCCATCAATATTGGTGGACTAGCTGTAGGTATGGCAGTGGCCATGCTGATTGGCATCTGGATCGACGACGAAGTTTCGGCTAACAAACACCACAAAAACTACCCGACCCTTTACCAGGTCAAAATGCACCAAACCTTCGACGGGCACCGGGGCACACAAGATGCGTTACCCTTCCCGATGGGTGACGAACTACGATCCAAATACCCGGACTTCAAGGCCGTAGCGATGTGCGATTGGGGAAGCAATCGGTCGCTGGTGTTTGGGAATCAAAAATTCCTGAAAGATGGGCATTTCATTGGTGAGGACGCCATCGATATGTTTTCGCTGAACGTCCTGAATGGGGATAAAAACCCTTTAAAGGAACCCTATTCCATTGTGCTTACAGATGAAACGGCAAAAGCTATTTTCGGCAACCAGGACCCTATTGGTAAGATCCTGAAAATGGATAATACAGTGGATTTGAAGGTAACGGCTGTGGTGGCCAAACAACCCAAAAATGCCACCCTCCAATTTGATTATTTGCTCCCCTGGAACTTGCAGGAGGCTATGTATGATTGGATCAAGAAATTCCACAAACCGAATTGGGGCAATAACTCCTGGGCAACGTATGTACAGCTCAAAGAGGGTATCGATCCCGCACAAACCAACGCCAAAATAAAAGATGTGGTCTTATCCCATTTGTCCAATGACGTCAATACGGTAAAACTTGTCAAGCCCGAGGTGTTTATCCACCCCATGGAAAAATGGCGGCTTTACTCCGACTTCACGGAAGGGAAAAACACGGGTGGGTTCATCAAATACGTGCGATTGTTCGGCATTTTCGGCTTGTTTATTTTAGTGATTGCCTGCATCAACTTCATGAACCTGAGCACCGCCCGATCCGAAAAACGAGCCAAAGAAGTGGGGGTTCGCAAAGCCGTGGGCTCGGCTCGCGAGCAGCTCATCGGCCAGTTTCTGAGTGAGTCCATTCTGATTGCCGCTATGGCCCTGGTGCTGGCCCTGGTCATCGTGTTGGTTTCGCTGCCTTACTTCAATACACTCACCGAGAAGCTAATGAGTGTCCAGTTCGGCAATCCCGTTTTCTGGGGCATCACTCTGCTGTTCACCCTGTTCACTGGATTACTGGCGGGCAGTTATCCCGCGCTGTATCTGTCGTCGTTCAACCCGGTGAAGATTCTCAAAGGGGGCGTTCATGTCGGGAAAAGCGCGTCGTTGCCCCGTAAGATCCTGGTCGTGGTTCAATTCACCTTTTCCATTGTGCTGATGATTGGCACCATTATCATTTATCAGCAGATCCAGCATGGTAAAAACCGACCAATTGGCTTTAATAATAGTGGGCTTATTTCGGTCAATTCGTCCAAAGATCTAATTGACCATTTTGACGCCCTTCGTAATGAACTGCTGGCCTCCGGCGTGGTGACGTCTATTTGTAAGTCCAACTCGCCACCTACCCAAATCTGGAGTAACAACAATGGCTGGGAATGGAAAGGCTCAACTCCTGATGAGAAGTCCGTCATTTTCAGCACCATCGCCACCAATTTCGATTACATTAAAACAATCGGGATTAAACTGAAAGAAGGCCGGGATTTTTCGAGGGATTTTACGACCGATTCGTCGGGCGTAATTTTAAATGAAGCGGCCGTTAAACGCATGCGCCTGAAGAATCCAGTTGGCGAAATACTTAAATGGAATGGTAAAGACCGGAAGGTGGTGGGGGTCATTCCTAATATCATGATGCAATCACCCTACCAGGCTATTTCGCCCTTGACCATTGTGTTTGAAAAAGATTGGGTAAGTGTTGTTTGTGTACGCATAAACCCGAACGTAGCAGCTTCAGTAGCGATTAAAAAAATTGCACCCATTTTCGATAAGTACAACCCAGGGTTTCCCTTCGATTATAAGTTTTCCGATACGGAGTACGCCAAAAAATTCAGCTACGAAGAGCTGATTGGCAACTTGTCGGCCATTGTTTCCCTGCTGGCCATCTTCATTTCGTGCCTGGGCTTATTTGGTTTGGCCTCCTTCATGGCCGAGCAACGTACCAAAGAAATTGGTATTCGTAAAGTGCTGGGTGCCAGCATAGCCAATGTGTGGGGGCTGCTTTCGAAAGACTTCGTGCTACTCGTTATTATTTCGTGTTTAGTGGCTTCGCCCATTGCCTGGTATGCCATGAGTCGATGGCTGGACGATTACACTTACAAAATCAATATTGGCGTTGGCGTCTTCCTGATCGTGCTTATTGTGGCCCTGGCCATCACCTTATTGACAATTAGTTACCAGGCCATCAAAGCGGCTTTATTAAACCCCGTAAAAAGCCTGAGAAGCGAGTAATTTTTTAACCACAGAGGCACA
Coding sequences:
- a CDS encoding DoxX family protein codes for the protein MAVLDVPRSRSDAKAVSQVADWQPYEKTLFRFVFLYFAVQLLPLDGQFVRNLVATEGGYSRYVFNLSRYAPHFFGPQDSFLNWLVVALVALVGTIVWSLRANPSTNYDSLYYWLRVALRYRLAIGLIAYGFIKLFPLQAPLPSISNLNTAYGDHSAWKLFSLTLGIVPSYQSFLGGVELLGGLLLLHRKTATIGTLIILPFLGNVFFSNLAYEGGEYVYSGLLITFALVLFAFDAIRLFRLLSLELPTTPNRFQPIFSEQWQRYGRWTFKVAFVFFAVVLYGYSTYAAYRKGSVRFPQTPGLPGVAGLYNVSEFRIGGKTLPYSKTDPTRWQDVVFEAWNTISIKSNQPVRLVTTNVEQLAGADSERDYELAGSQGRHYYRYTIDSTNRLLTLKNANPNEAAETLKLAYTQVGNGQIILSGVAAPGVAGTQDSVYAVLDKVNKKYLIDEAAKAGRRGALKL
- a CDS encoding TonB-dependent receptor, which translates into the protein MKKALSGHRSGAPAWLLWGLSLLISVVVQAQPIAPTINATINGRITDQRTKEPLIGATVLIKGTTNGGTADTKGRFVLKTGQKLPFTVVVSFIGYQSKEVVVEGSTINIDLAADAKQLSEVAVVGYGTIERKNLIGSLNKIDPSDTKVIPVGSVDAQLQGKVPGVQISSATGVPGERVNIRVRGATSINASNDPLYVVDGVFINNNSLQTIGTGGKATSPIADINPSDIERIDVLKDAEATALYGSRGANGVVLITTKRGNFGQKPTINVNASAGAAKAAKLWDLTTGPEHATLVNEWWINTGKDDPTLKRTFENRPFRPVAEGGRGLPEEQQTYDRLSELFRTAQLRNYDLSLTGGTQTTKYYIGGGYNSQEAIIKPVTFNRASFKVNLDQQVNDNIQVGVSNTFTRTYRNQARAGDGPAGGLLQAALHTPTYLSPVNEQGVLVGRAGFDNLTLLLNNYAVNTTSLRYIGNLYADAQLLPGLKFRTSFGIDYNNYNESEYWNSLLISGSPNGFATSSVSQYTTWLNEQTLTYRKRIGSSHSFGVLVGNTLQSDNLTRTYAEGRGFPNNSFTQISSASTTASSQNWSKSTLASFFGKVDYNFAGKYLIDASVRADGSSRFGSSRKWGYFPSVGAAWRIKQEDFLRNNTIISDLKLRASWGITGNQNGIGNFAAQGLWMGGTGYQGNPGISPQQLGNPDLQWERTRQVNLGVDVSLLNDRISFEANVYSKYTSNGLLQLALPGTTGFNNYWSNAAEISNKGFEFGINTVNIQRGGLTWSTSFNIAQNVNRIEKLATPLRYGSRDLILQQQGTPLYSFWVYKQLYVDPQTGNVVYEDVNKDGQITVADRQLVGSIWPKFFGGLTNTLTYRGFDVNLFFAYQYGNKIYNHNKFFGEGGGARDAARIIFASNLARWQKPGDITDVPRPDGINVNNYRDGGSRWLEDGSFVRLKSITIGYTLPKSVTSKVGIQGLRVYAVGTNLWLLTKYTGLDPESSASSDPNSQGIDLGTPPQPVGLQGGISLTL
- a CDS encoding PadR family transcriptional regulator, with translation MKGTQLGEFEELVLLTIALLYDDAYSAAVVDELSQRLERSMSLGAVHRTMQRLEEKGLVNSRFGEATAERGGRRKRLFTVTASGEQVLLEARKIRNELWAAIPKAAFGGGVV
- a CDS encoding Rrf2 family transcriptional regulator, whose amino-acid sequence is MISKKAKYAIKALKVLAEEFGNGPMLIATISAQENIPKKFLESILLELRNHGLLQSQKGKGGGYSLRLEPERINLAQVIRVIDGPIAPTPCVSLNFYVRCDDCEDEETCSIRPIMLRVRDANLSVYEKTTLRSLIEGAVPVGLGSVMSVS
- a CDS encoding RagB/SusD family nutrient uptake outer membrane protein codes for the protein MNRIKTIFSLLLILGVSGCQQFLDVKPLESISDTETITDQNSALTALRGVYSALASSDYYGTSFQSVGYLSGDNVQWTGSQSQVQEFINHKVNADNSTIASVWVAIYRTINRANNVLAKVPAVTDPALTTALKNQYLGEAYAIRALAYFDLARTFGGVPLITNPTVKPTDNVGIKRSSQADTYAQVLRDLEAAEPLLPTTVDRYRVTQRTVFALKARYYLYQKDYAKAEDYATRLISDATNYKLLKPYSAFFASDARGTPESVFEIFYNGTTEVNGHRNQWQSQTNGGTRQWAPNDALVALLNNPAVGGTRSTLIAKDNQNRWYGNLYYRNPASDPSYIFRIAEAYLIRAEARAQLARLSDALVDLNAVRDRAGLTASTVTTKEDILLAIENERRVEFALEPHRWFDLVRTDRAKDVLNVTDPKRYLLPIPVQQLLSDPVLEQNPGY